The following coding sequences are from one Lolium rigidum isolate FL_2022 chromosome 6, APGP_CSIRO_Lrig_0.1, whole genome shotgun sequence window:
- the LOC124664957 gene encoding BTB/POZ and MATH domain-containing protein 2-like encodes MGVGRYIHSSTFAVGGHNWRLRYYPDGSTEDSKDDIAVVLELLMDMGMKIDQLRISCTISFFSLTTKRFCSLLAFTENLSSPDDYLVSHTINRDDMKSGGYVVDDRFTLKCALTIIKEPYVIEDHIEVPPSDITEQLRKLLDAKEGADVTFEVQGEVFRAHKLVLAMRSPVFKALLYGPMREKDSNRFVIDDMQPAIFKVLLRFIYTDSLPPNMDDDLEGDDKKEVTRHLLVAADRYAVERLKLMCESILCKELDAESVATVLALADRHSCSRLKDACIRFIVSCNKIDDVLASRGYIQLKRTCPDSVMEMWEKACKLRKT; translated from the coding sequence ATGGGGGTCGGCCGCTACATCCACTCGTCAACCTTCGCTGTTGGCGGCCATAACTGGCGCCTCCGGTATTACCCGGACGGATCTACCGAAGATAGCAAGGACGACATAGCGGTCGTTCTGGAGCTGCTGATGGACATGGGCATGAAGATAGACCAGCTACGGATATCTTGCACAATCAGCTTCTTCAGCTTGACAACCAAGAGGTTTTGTTCGTTGTTGGCCTTCACGGAGAATCTTTCCAGTCCAGATGACTACCTTGTCTCGCACACCATAAACAGGGACGACATGAAATCAGGGGGCTATGTTGTTGACGACCGTTTCACTCTCAAATGTGCCCTCACCATCATCAAGGAGCCGTATGTTATCGAGGACCATATCGAGGTGCCACCATCCGACATCACGGAGCAACTCCGGAAGCTGCTAGATGCAAAGGAGGGCGCGGATGTGACGTTCGAGGTCCAAGGAGAGGTATTCCGTGCCCACAAGCTCGTGCTAGCAATGCGGTCGCCAGTTTTCAAGGCTTTGCTCTACGGGCCGATGAGGGAGAAGGACTCAAACCGCTTCGTCATTGACGACATGCAACCTGCCATCTTCAAGGTTTTGCTCCGCTTCATCTATACCGACTCGTTGCCTCCCAATATGGACGACGACTTGGAGGGAGACGATAAGAAAGAGGTGACCAGACACCTGCTTGTGGCTGCGGATCGTTATGCCGTGGAAAGGCTGAAGCTTATGTGCGAAAGCATCCTCTGCAAAGAGCTCGATGCCGAGTCCGTTGCAACTGTATTGGCTTTAGCCGATCGGCATAGTTGTTCTAGGCTAAAAGATGCTTGCATTCGATTTATTGTTTCCTGCAATAAAATAGATGATGTGCTGGCAAGCAGAGGGTACATTCAGCTCAAGAGAACTTGTCCGGATAGCGTAATGGAAATGTGGGAAAAAGCATGTAAGCTCCGCAAAACCTAG